One stretch of Schizosaccharomyces pombe strain 972h- genome assembly, chromosome: III DNA includes these proteins:
- the smp4 gene encoding protein Smp4 has product MSAPYKNLDRDTKHTHPKLNETERNLNRGWGDVKKEELYEDLAQSDADKQLAEDKMETKYEKSKPAPSD; this is encoded by the coding sequence ATGTCTGCTCCTTACAAAAACTTGGATCGCGATACTAAGCACACTCATCCCAAATTGAATGAGACCGAACGAAACTTGAATCGTGGTTGGGGCGATGTGAAGAAGGAGGAGTTGTATGAGGATTTGGCTCAGAGTGATGCTGACAAGCAACTTGCTGAGGATAAGATGGAAACAAAATACGAGAAAAGCAAGCCTGCCCCCTCCGACTAG